Below is a window of Ktedonobacteraceae bacterium DNA.
TCAGGCCATTTAGCCAAGACGATCGCAACCCCAATTGCATCAACTCAAGTAGTTTCAATCCCCAACGGGCGTCTCAGGCCATTTAGCCCCTCCGGCGCTGGCAACCGGTACCGCGCCTTGCGCAGCGTTTCAATCCCCAACGGGCGTCTCAGGCCATTTAGCCGCGGTTCCACGCTTGCTTCTGCAACTGGAATACCACGTTTCAATCCCCAACGGGCGTCTCAGGCCATTTAGCCGGCTCGCTGTACCCTCATACCGATTTGCTATTTAGTAGTTTCAATCCCCAACGGGCGTCTCAGGCCATTTAGCCCTCAGGGTGGCACGACCACTGCCCCTGCCAATGGAGGGTTTCAATCCCCAACGGGCGTCTCAGGCCATTTAGCCCACGAACTGACCCATCAGTACAGGAGCAATAATGCTGTTTCAATCCCCAACGGGCGTCTCAGGCCATTTAGCCACAGGTGACTTTGTGGGTGGATTTTTGGACATGCGCGTTTCAATCCCCAACGGGCGTCTCAGGCCATTTAGCCTGTGCAGTATGGACATGGCACATCACCGGTTCCATTGTTTCAATCCCCAACGGGCGTCTCAGGCCATTTAGCCCCGGGTGAGGCAGACTTTACCCTAAAGGTGGAAGTGTTGGTTTCAATCCCCAACGGGCGTCTCAGGCCATTTAGCCCGAATCAAATGCTTGACCTCTAAGAAGGCGTACATGGGTTTCAATCCCCAACGGGCGTCTCAGGCCATTTAGCCCCGGGTTGCGTGGCCTGCTTGCAACTGTAAACTTTGGTTTCAATCCCCAACGGGCGTCTCAGGCCATTTAGCCTGTTCAGCCACCATACTGCGACACGTTTTTTCACATCGTTTCAATCCCCAACGGGCGTCTCAGGCCATTTAGCCCACGCCATCTGCGGACGAGCGTCCACTCACTGGGATGTTTCAATCCCCAACGGGCGTCTCAGGCCATTTAGCCGATGGAATTCCTTACATGGCATCACACGCACTATACGTTTCAATCCCCAACGGGCGTCTCAGGCCATTTAGCCGCCGCGGCCTCGCCTATGAGTCCGGCGCCGACTTTTCCGTTTCAATCCCCAACGGGCGTCTCAGGCCATTTAGCCATGGATGGGTAATCCCCACCATCTCCAACGGTCACAGTTTCAATCCCCAACGGGCGTCTCAGGCCATTTAGCCCATGAGTTGTGAGCCACCGACGTTAAACGGCTCATCCAGTTTCAATCCCCAACGGGCGTCTCAGGCCATTTAGCCACCGTTGTCGGTGTGGAATTATCACGCCACGGCTGACAGTTTCAATCCCCAACGGGCGTCTCAGGCCATTTAGCCGTTTCTGGCAGTTTATGCTGCATCCCAGGTCGATGATTGTTTCAATCCCCAACGGGCGTCTCAGGCCATTTAGCCCTGGAGAGATTTTCGCCTGCACTGCAAAGCACTGCTGGTTTCAATCCCCAACGGGCGTCTCAGGCCATTTAGCCGGGGGGACTGCTGTGTAGTGAGTGGCCTCCCTCTCATCGGTTTCAATCCCCAACGGGCGTCTCAGGCCATTTAGCCCCCCGACTTGAAGAACGTGGAGCGCATCCTGGAGTTCGGTTTCAATCCCCAACGGGCGTCTCAGGCCATTTAGCCCAATTGCCAGGTATGCTGTAAGGACAGCTTCAACTGAGTTTCAATCCCCAACGGGCGTCTCAGGCCATTTAGCCGGCGTCTAAACCAGGGTAACATAGATATCCCCTCCAAATGTGTTTCAATCCCCAACGGGCGTCTCAGGCCATTTAGCCTTTGGATTACTAGTCTCCTGCGGAATCCCTGCTTGTGTTTCAATCCCCAACGGGCGTCTCAGGCCATTTAGCCTCTCATGACTTCTCCCCATTCCTCGTAAGAAATCCAGGGTTTCAATCCCCAACGGGCGTCTCAGGCCATTTAGCCCCAATAGTTGCAAAAGCGCCAAAGCGTAAGAGAGGGAGGTTTCAATCCCCAACGGGCGTCTCAGGCCATTTAGCCCCAGGATTTGAACCAGGCTCAGCTCGAGCTGGTGATCGTTTCAATCCCCAACGGGCGTCTCAGGCCATTTAGCCTGAAGTTGGAGGGGTTGTAAAATGCGGGCATCTCTGCTAGTTTCAATCCCCAACGGGCGTCTCAGGCCATTTAGCCCGCTACCCCCGTAGTATAGCATAGGAAGCCAATTTATGCAAGGGTTTGCGAGGCACTCGTTTTTTGGGCTATTTTTGGGGTCAAAAAAGAGGGCATTTTGGGCGCATTTTGCTCTAAAGCCGCTCCTGGCGTGCTGCGAGGGATCGAGCTTGGAGATTCCGTCACTGCGACCCTCGCGGCAGAGCTTATACAATAAAAAGGATGTCGTCCTTCGGCGGGGGATCACCGATGGTTTCTACTTTCGCGACACAGTTCGCGCAGAGGGGATAAAATCGCACGCTGTCCTGCGTATCGACGAGGTATTCATCTAACTTCGCTTGCAAGAGGATCATGTCTCTCCTGCTGAGAAAGCATTCAAATAACGAGTACTGCGTCCATTTGCCAAATCCGGTCAGAATCTGGTGTATCTTGGTGCGCCTGCGATCATCGGGAATATCATAGGCCACCACGTAGCACATCGTCTGCATGCTGCTGCGACTCCTGCTAGCCATTGTCCTCTCCTATCGAATGCGCAGCGGTGGATACTCATCAATCTCGCCGGTCAGGTATTTCCCTAAGAGCCTGGCCTGGAGTTCAATGCAGCGCCGGTAGGTGGTTCTGTAGCCGAATAATGGATGCTGCACTTCTTCGTTCAGGCGTTCTTCCAATTTCGTGAAGAATACTTTGCGCTTCTCCTGCTTGAGATTGTATGCGCCTAACTCTACGACAAAATCATTCGGACTCATCATGCGATGATTCAGCATGTTCAGCACCATCGAATCCACGATAACGGGCCGGAATTCTTCCAGAATATCGAGTGCCAGGGCTGGACGACCGTAAAAGGAACTGTGCAGGTAGCCCACATAGTGGTCGAACCCTACCAGCTGTACCGCGCTGGCAACTTTGCTGGTCAGCAGTGAGTAGCCAAAGCTGAGCAGCGCGTTCACCGGGTCGGTCGGCGGTCGCTT
It encodes the following:
- the cas2 gene encoding CRISPR-associated endonuclease Cas2 encodes the protein MASRSRSSMQTMCYVVAYDIPDDRRRTKIHQILTGFGKWTQYSLFECFLSRRDMILLQAKLDEYLVDTQDSVRFYPLCANCVAKVETIGDPPPKDDILFIV